Part of the Vicinamibacteria bacterium genome is shown below.
GGGCCACCAGGTTGTCCGGGGAGAGGCGGGTCTCGCGGACCAGGCGCCTCAGGGTCTCGTTCCGCCGGAGGCGCCGCGGACGATGGATGGGATAGCTCATGGGGCGACTCCTTGCTGAGGGGAGAGAAGAAGCACGAGCGCCTGGGCGAGGTTTCGGGCCGAACGCTCCGCCGCTTCCAGGTCGGGGGGCGCACCCAACGACTTGAGGGCGGCGGAGGTGGTGGGCCCGATGCTGGCGATCCGCGTGCGCCCCGAGAGGTGTGCGAGGTCGGCCCCGCCGAGGATCGCGGCCAGATTGGTGGCGCTCGAGGGGGAGAGGAAGCAAACGGCGGCGATGCGTCCCTCGTCCAGGAGCCGGGAGAACTCCGCGACCGGGGCGGGCGGGGCGGACCCGGTCTGGTAGGCGACGGGGTCGACGACGCGCGCGCCCCCCGCCGTGAGCGCCTCGCGAAGCTCGGGTCGAGCGAGGTCGGAGCGGGGCCAGAGGACGCGGAGCGGCCTCCCCTCCGCCGCGGCGAGGAGGGCCGCCGCGAGCGCCCGGGCCCCTGCCTCCGCCGGCTGGAGGTCCGCGAGGAGGCCGCAACCGAAGAGGGCGGCGGCCGTGGCCGGCCCCACGACAGCCAGCCGCGGCCTCCGAGCGGCCGCCGCCCACGCCCGCGGCCACCCCGGTCGACGGCAGAGGGCCTCCACCGCGTGGGCGCTGGTGAAGGCGAGCCAATCGAATCCCGAAAGCTCCTGAAGCGCCTCCTCGAGGGGACGCCCGTCGGACGGGGGCTGGATGGAGATCGTGGGCAGGAAGAAGACCTCGAGGCCCCCCGCCTTGAGCCAGCCCGAGAGGGAGGCCTCCGGCCCCTCCTCCCGGGTGACCACGACCATGGGCCGGGCGGACATCAGGCCTCGAACCCGGCGGGGCCCGCGTGCAGGGCCCGCACCCGGGCCAGGATGGGGGCGGCGCCCTGCCGAAGGAGCCGCTCCCCCAAGGCCTCGCCCAGGGCCCGCGCCTCCGCCTCCCCGCCGACATCGCGGGCCTCGCTGTCCCGCACGACTTCGCCCCCCTCCACATCCGCCACCAGTCCTCGGAGGGTGAGGCGGCGTCCGGCCAGGGTGCCCAGGGCGCCCACCGGAACCTGGCAGCCTCCTTCGAGGCGGGCGAGCAGGGCCCGCTCGGCGGCGGTGGCCAGGCGCGTGGGCTCGTGATCGAGGGGGGCCAGGAGACCGGCCACCTCCGGCTCCCCGGCCCGGATCTGCACGGCGATCGCGCCCTGGCCCGCCGCGGGCAGGAGAGCCTCCGGCTCGAACACCTCGGCGATCCTCCCCTCCAAGCCCAGCCGCAGGAGCCCCGCTCGGGCCAGGACGATCGCGTCGCACTCGCCGCGCTCCAGCTTCTCGAGGCGGGTGGGGACATTCCCGCGCAGGTCGATGACCCTGAGATCCGCCCGCAGAGCCAGGAGCTGGGCCCGGCGCCGCAGCGAGGAGGTGCCGATCCGCGCTCCTTCCGGCAGGGCCTGGAGGCTTGGGGCGACCTTGGAGAGGAGGGCATCACGGGGATCCTCCCGCACGAGCACCGCTCCCAGCTCGAGCCCCTCTGCAATCCCGGTGGGAAGGTCTTTGAGGCTGTGGACGGCGACGTCGATCGTTCCCCTCCGGAGGGCGTCCTCGATCTCCCGGGTGAAG
Proteins encoded:
- a CDS encoding uroporphyrinogen-III synthase, whose protein sequence is MSARPMVVVTREEGPEASLSGWLKAGGLEVFFLPTISIQPPSDGRPLEEALQELSGFDWLAFTSAHAVEALCRRPGWPRAWAAAARRPRLAVVGPATAAALFGCGLLADLQPAEAGARALAAALLAAAEGRPLRVLWPRSDLARPELREALTAGGARVVDPVAYQTGSAPPAPVAEFSRLLDEGRIAAVCFLSPSSATNLAAILGGADLAHLSGRTRIASIGPTTSAALKSLGAPPDLEAAERSARNLAQALVLLLSPQQGVAP
- the hemC gene encoding hydroxymethylbilane synthase translates to MAGPSARDTLRVGTRGSRLALWQADHVVARLRAGHAGLGVERVIVRTLGDKRPEAALAAIGGRGAFTREIEDALRRGTIDVAVHSLKDLPTGIAEGLELGAVLVREDPRDALLSKVAPSLQALPEGARIGTSSLRRRAQLLALRADLRVIDLRGNVPTRLEKLERGECDAIVLARAGLLRLGLEGRIAEVFEPEALLPAAGQGAIAVQIRAGEPEVAGLLAPLDHEPTRLATAAERALLARLEGGCQVPVGALGTLAGRRLTLRGLVADVEGGEVVRDSEARDVGGEAEARALGEALGERLLRQGAAPILARVRALHAGPAGFEA